A section of the Acidobacteriota bacterium genome encodes:
- a CDS encoding response regulator transcription factor — MEKILIIEDDRALYKALKLAFEAEGYSIEFASDGEAGLQAFRSTKPALVVLDLMLPKVHGREVCRIIRSEAPNVPVIVLSASADEVDKVLLLEMGADDYVTKPFSPKELLARVHSVSRRVRGPKPVDQYAFDDVAVDFAKMELTRAGNKIPLTPQEFKILKYFVRNPERVISRDELLNQVWGYDCYPSTRTVDNHIMKLRQKLEKEPMDPTHFKTVHGAGYKFVP; from the coding sequence ATGGAAAAAATCCTGATTATTGAAGATGATCGTGCACTGTACAAGGCGCTGAAACTTGCTTTTGAGGCTGAAGGTTACTCGATCGAATTCGCGTCTGATGGCGAAGCAGGCCTCCAGGCATTCCGAAGCACAAAGCCTGCCCTGGTCGTGCTTGACTTGATGCTCCCAAAGGTCCATGGACGTGAGGTTTGTCGAATTATCAGGTCAGAAGCGCCAAACGTTCCGGTGATCGTGCTCAGCGCTTCGGCCGATGAAGTAGACAAGGTGCTCTTGCTCGAGATGGGGGCCGACGATTACGTTACAAAACCCTTCAGCCCCAAGGAACTGCTGGCACGCGTGCATTCCGTTTCACGTCGGGTGCGAGGCCCCAAGCCAGTCGACCAGTACGCCTTTGATGATGTTGCGGTGGACTTCGCTAAAATGGAGTTGACGCGGGCAGGCAACAAAATTCCCCTTACGCCGCAGGAATTCAAGATCCTCAAATACTTTGTTCGAAATCCCGAACGTGTCATTTCGCGCGATGAATTGCTGAATCAGGTGTGGGGTTATGATTGCTACCCCTCGACGAGGACAGTGGACAACCACATTATGAAGCTTCGGCAAAAGCTGGAGAAAGAACCCATGGATCCGACCCATTTCAAGACGGTTCATGGGGCCGGATACAAGTTTGTGCCATGA
- a CDS encoding O-antigen ligase domain-containing protein, translated as MSERVNSVSTHLSGSLIAYLIATVTFGGLLALTGSTPRWSLLLAGSFAYLSLGAISVKEPLIFVVTFLVVLEVFPPFFFTQTGGTPVFLSFFLLPIGGAIIVSRLRDLRFGGDSIASGLEIFLVATALSIPFAWWSSGVRAGTESFSHWLLLSQMILIYYLIRGGARVRETPCERWAFRVLLAGALISATYGIIDFVWPVPFPHPAADQFIWLGSVILRRAQGVFYESSNFANFCGLFLVVTSAALLGQKEKSLGIQRPVLTALVAIFGLAVLVSFSRSTWAAVFVALIVFASITGNVKVRRGAVFLLVLAIPLFLLWKFSPELWTYLLDARVGKLAEIFVSPDAATSGRFDTWRHVLSIVIENPQYLVFGVGYKTLSLTRLFHGEIIVDNGYLSLLLETGLVGLGGFLYFSWTILRTFFTLARARDQRVAFWSTVLFSFWCGQLVQLLAVDAYTFWRNMAIFAALAAFTLNRAARTASLEKNDNSAYRTIMSAESFR; from the coding sequence ATGAGTGAGCGAGTCAACTCCGTTTCAACGCATCTCAGCGGCAGCTTGATCGCATACCTGATAGCGACTGTCACTTTCGGAGGCTTGCTTGCTCTCACAGGTTCGACGCCGCGATGGTCGCTTCTGCTCGCGGGAAGTTTCGCTTATTTGTCGCTTGGAGCCATCTCGGTTAAAGAGCCTCTGATTTTTGTTGTTACGTTTCTCGTGGTGTTAGAGGTTTTCCCACCTTTCTTTTTTACGCAAACAGGCGGCACGCCGGTTTTTCTTTCATTTTTCCTCCTCCCTATCGGAGGTGCGATTATCGTCTCTCGCCTTCGAGACCTTCGCTTCGGCGGAGATTCTATTGCAAGCGGCCTGGAGATTTTTCTGGTGGCGACGGCCCTTTCGATTCCTTTTGCCTGGTGGTCCTCGGGCGTCAGGGCCGGCACGGAGAGCTTTTCCCATTGGCTGCTCCTATCACAAATGATTCTTATTTATTACCTCATCCGTGGCGGCGCTCGAGTGAGAGAAACTCCCTGCGAGCGATGGGCTTTCAGGGTCCTTCTGGCGGGGGCGTTGATATCGGCCACTTACGGCATTATTGACTTCGTATGGCCCGTCCCATTTCCGCACCCTGCTGCGGATCAATTCATCTGGCTTGGGAGTGTAATCTTACGCCGGGCACAGGGCGTGTTCTACGAGTCCTCGAATTTTGCAAACTTCTGCGGTTTATTCCTGGTCGTAACTTCAGCAGCGTTGCTGGGACAAAAAGAAAAGTCACTGGGCATTCAGCGGCCAGTACTTACCGCTTTGGTCGCAATTTTCGGTCTGGCTGTCCTGGTATCTTTTTCGCGAAGTACGTGGGCTGCCGTGTTTGTAGCTCTGATTGTGTTCGCTTCCATCACAGGAAACGTGAAGGTTCGACGTGGCGCTGTATTCTTGCTGGTCCTTGCAATTCCACTCTTCTTGCTCTGGAAATTTTCACCTGAGCTTTGGACGTATCTCCTCGATGCAAGGGTGGGGAAACTCGCGGAAATATTTGTCAGCCCGGATGCAGCCACCAGCGGCAGGTTCGACACCTGGCGTCATGTTCTTTCCATCGTCATAGAAAATCCGCAATACCTTGTTTTTGGGGTTGGTTATAAGACCCTCTCGTTAACCCGGTTGTTCCATGGAGAGATCATAGTTGATAACGGTTATCTCAGCCTTTTGTTGGAAACGGGCCTTGTGGGTCTGGGTGGCTTCCTGTACTTTTCCTGGACAATTCTGAGAACATTTTTCACACTGGCGCGCGCAAGGGACCAGAGAGTGGCTTTCTGGTCGACCGTTCTGTTTTCCTTCTGGTGCGGTCAACTGGTCCAACTGTTGGCTGTGGATGCCTACACTTTTTGGCGCAACATGGCAATCTTTGCGGCTCTCGCAGCCTTCACGCTGAACCGCGCAGCAAGAACGGCGTCACTGGAAAAAAATGACAATTCAGCTTATCGGACGATTATGTCTGCCGAGAGCTTCAGATGA
- a CDS encoding O-antigen ligase domain-containing protein, with product MASLSHPSSLQRAVTPDEHTRFWKVLVRTPVDCSLLILGLWAVPISIAVSEFFLTLALLARIVRLARGRDRLVLPRVFHFWMLWAALEIVVWCLSPEPSLGWGEIRHLLLIGALFVVLPALNQATDRLIVWQGLFLGASMSSLVLVGDFISRLFYYRRELAAGGDVGLYLRSGGLLNHWMVYGTVEILVVAGLLSFWSVYPEERRRWWPVAVINGAAILVSLTRMVWATLLALIGIELTRRRSRWIWALPLLPLTLFFLAPLPIRERVTQSFKPSYYSNLERIEMLKVGWDMIKEHPLTGVGPGRIDKLYMSYLSSRDPVPAYHGHLHNNAVELAAEFGIPVALAALLFVAMLFRDLLKASKAAQGREEIFVSRTAMFALIGYLLAGLFEYTYGHSLGLILLSFAVLAPLIPSATRNVLPSDSEAVGSRSHAAF from the coding sequence TTGGCCTCACTTTCACACCCGAGCTCCTTGCAGCGGGCAGTCACGCCTGATGAGCACACCCGATTCTGGAAGGTATTGGTACGCACGCCGGTTGACTGTTCGCTGCTGATTCTGGGGCTTTGGGCGGTTCCGATTTCCATTGCGGTTTCCGAGTTTTTCCTCACCCTGGCATTACTAGCCCGCATTGTGCGGCTGGCGCGCGGCCGAGACCGGCTTGTGCTTCCGCGCGTCTTTCACTTTTGGATGCTGTGGGCAGCCCTCGAAATCGTTGTCTGGTGTCTATCTCCTGAACCCTCCCTTGGCTGGGGTGAAATTCGCCACCTGCTCCTGATCGGCGCGCTTTTTGTGGTCTTGCCGGCTCTCAATCAGGCTACTGATCGTCTCATTGTCTGGCAGGGGCTATTCCTGGGCGCAAGCATGAGTTCGTTGGTTCTGGTTGGGGATTTTATTTCGCGCCTTTTTTACTATCGTCGCGAGCTCGCTGCCGGAGGCGACGTGGGCCTCTATCTCCGCTCCGGCGGCTTGCTCAATCACTGGATGGTATACGGGACGGTGGAGATCCTGGTGGTGGCCGGTTTACTCTCCTTCTGGTCGGTCTATCCCGAGGAGAGGCGCCGCTGGTGGCCAGTCGCGGTCATTAATGGGGCCGCGATCCTTGTGAGCCTGACGCGGATGGTGTGGGCCACGTTGCTCGCGCTCATCGGCATCGAGTTGACGCGGAGGCGTTCCAGATGGATTTGGGCGCTCCCGCTTCTGCCTTTAACTCTATTCTTCCTCGCGCCACTCCCGATCCGCGAGCGCGTAACCCAATCGTTCAAGCCTTCCTACTATTCGAACCTGGAACGCATTGAAATGCTGAAGGTCGGGTGGGATATGATAAAGGAACATCCGCTCACCGGAGTTGGTCCGGGACGCATCGACAAGCTCTACATGTCGTATCTTTCATCCCGCGACCCTGTGCCGGCCTACCACGGCCATCTGCACAATAATGCAGTCGAACTGGCTGCAGAGTTTGGAATACCCGTTGCGCTTGCTGCTCTGCTGTTCGTCGCCATGCTGTTCCGCGATCTCCTGAAGGCCTCAAAAGCAGCTCAAGGCAGAGAAGAAATATTCGTGTCGCGGACCGCGATGTTTGCCCTCATTGGTTATCTATTAGCTGGCCTTTTCGAATACACCTATGGGCACTCCCTCGGTTTGATCTTACTCAGCTTCGCAGTTCTCGCGCCCTTGATACCTTCTGCAACACGGAATGTCTTGCCATCCGATTCTGAAGCTGTTGGTTCAAGGAGCCATGCGGCGTTTTGA
- a CDS encoding flippase, with protein sequence MSVIPQAFPRRLFLNSAAIFGGEAVARCATLLMAIMIARCFGPVALGEYGYALAFASVLLLVPDFGTHLFAIRELSIDPERLQDIFWNVHWLKLFLTGAVILFVILSGTWLISDVESRLLFYLLAGKVLLQTYSQASMAVFKAFERMHFVALQQSVNSLVVVGWVGAALLFKAGLWVVVSALIAGQAAEACLGWQFIRANFSPGRPACVERTLLWAIIVSSFPIGITTMLQALNLRIDVLVLGRYVSNQVLGQFQAVAWFPVGIFLLTSLLMTILFPRLSRLLRSGSVHSSAFLRGLLKNGLLAATLASLILWFCAPSLLVWIFGEALAPSAPTLRLLAPMLPLVFLNTVLFYVFIAAQRRGVYMGTLGLGVMLGLALSPFLSARYGVVGCAVADVVREFTMCSVYLYFLIRESYARVAGWGVLKVFLPATLFVGMGAIVTASPGESGQWPAVWILLVLAGTLTTLGFPRRIEWQLLADETL encoded by the coding sequence ATGTCTGTCATCCCTCAAGCATTCCCTCGGCGGCTATTCCTTAACAGTGCAGCAATATTCGGCGGCGAAGCTGTAGCGCGTTGTGCAACCCTTCTCATGGCCATAATGATCGCCCGCTGTTTCGGGCCGGTGGCACTGGGAGAGTATGGATATGCATTGGCGTTTGCAAGCGTCCTGTTGCTGGTTCCTGACTTCGGGACGCACCTTTTTGCGATACGAGAACTTTCAATCGACCCTGAACGACTACAGGATATTTTCTGGAATGTCCACTGGCTGAAGCTCTTCCTTACTGGTGCCGTCATCCTTTTTGTCATTCTCTCTGGCACATGGTTGATATCCGACGTGGAAAGCCGCCTTCTATTCTATTTGCTGGCGGGAAAGGTGCTGCTACAAACCTACTCCCAGGCTTCTATGGCGGTATTTAAGGCATTTGAGCGGATGCATTTTGTCGCCTTGCAGCAGAGCGTCAACTCGCTCGTCGTTGTGGGTTGGGTCGGAGCTGCATTGTTGTTCAAGGCCGGCCTGTGGGTGGTTGTGTCCGCGCTTATAGCCGGCCAGGCGGCAGAGGCCTGCCTCGGCTGGCAATTCATCAGGGCAAACTTTTCTCCAGGGCGCCCTGCCTGTGTGGAACGCACACTCCTGTGGGCAATCATAGTCTCAAGCTTCCCAATCGGGATTACAACAATGCTACAGGCACTCAATCTTCGGATTGACGTCCTGGTGCTGGGGCGATACGTTTCAAATCAAGTGCTTGGTCAATTTCAGGCAGTGGCCTGGTTTCCAGTGGGAATCTTCCTGCTCACTTCACTTCTGATGACCATTCTGTTTCCCAGGCTCTCGCGCCTATTGCGCAGTGGCTCTGTTCACAGCAGCGCTTTTTTAAGAGGCCTTCTGAAGAATGGTTTGTTGGCCGCCACCCTGGCGTCACTTATTCTGTGGTTTTGCGCCCCCTCGCTGTTGGTCTGGATCTTTGGGGAAGCTCTGGCGCCCTCGGCGCCCACGCTGCGGCTCCTGGCTCCCATGCTTCCCCTGGTGTTTCTCAACACAGTCCTTTTCTATGTTTTTATTGCCGCGCAGCGCCGTGGGGTATATATGGGTACCCTCGGTCTCGGAGTTATGCTCGGTCTCGCCTTGAGCCCTTTTCTTTCGGCCCGCTATGGGGTTGTGGGTTGCGCGGTCGCGGACGTGGTCCGTGAATTCACGATGTGCTCTGTTTATCTTTATTTTCTGATACGGGAGAGCTACGCGCGCGTGGCAGGGTGGGGCGTTTTGAAGGTTTTTCTGCCAGCAACCCTGTTTGTCGGCATGGGAGCCATCGTTACTGCATCGCCTGGAGAAAGCGGCCAGTGGCCGGCAGTCTGGATATTGCTGGTTCTCGCAGGAACACTGACAACTCTGGGCTTTCCCCGACGTATTGAGTGGCAGCTTCTTGCAGACGAGACCTTATGA
- a CDS encoding c-type cytochrome: protein MRRGYMQKQNEIANCIGRVQHQIGTLYRPVAVFLIASGLIFPAHSLLHADKMHPSSNMAPYVTVTAPGSDSAAVDAVGVQFIDGSTTSVIVHRNGKKYVVDLVNHTVQEFDPLSRPAETHLQQTASTETTPENVQLGAKTFIQNCSVCHGMDGKGIAATGTPDFTSPKVQASLTKDVILNTIRHGKKGTLMPAWEGKLSDNEIAAAGSFVKSLGSGDPAPQRAAASEAEENAKVYTPADDYLYSLPTGRQLDRHGFYVNFTHRFVFDPAFSGKARGAVLLGLDGFSVSSFGLRYGITDKLSVGAYRSPSIIGRPVELTASYHLLDEHIDYPLNATFRVSVDGQDNFSRNFTTSFEGIFSRSLFKGAQMYFVPTLSLQNRRLVVSPNLAVGPPALPGFNTFSLGVGGAFDIRPTVAVIAEIIPTLVNGPELGIHRPAYAFGIQKRLWRHAFTLGFSNSPGTVVSQRAGTRATFLGDPSADTPSGLFIGFDLMRQMY, encoded by the coding sequence ATGAGGAGAGGATACATGCAAAAACAGAATGAAATCGCAAATTGCATAGGACGGGTTCAACATCAGATCGGTACCTTGTATAGGCCCGTGGCCGTTTTCCTCATAGCAAGCGGGCTCATCTTCCCGGCACACTCGTTGCTTCATGCTGACAAGATGCATCCATCCTCGAATATGGCGCCCTACGTCACCGTAACCGCACCGGGCTCAGATTCCGCGGCCGTCGATGCCGTTGGAGTTCAATTTATCGACGGATCGACCACCTCCGTCATAGTCCATCGCAATGGAAAGAAATACGTGGTGGACCTTGTAAACCATACGGTCCAGGAATTCGATCCCTTGAGCCGTCCGGCAGAAACCCATCTCCAGCAAACGGCCTCGACTGAAACAACTCCTGAAAATGTGCAACTCGGAGCGAAGACCTTTATACAGAACTGTTCAGTGTGTCATGGGATGGATGGAAAGGGGATCGCCGCGACGGGGACTCCTGACTTCACAAGTCCCAAAGTTCAAGCCAGCCTGACGAAAGATGTCATCCTCAACACCATCCGGCACGGAAAGAAGGGGACCCTCATGCCCGCCTGGGAGGGCAAGCTGTCGGATAATGAAATTGCTGCCGCCGGTTCATTCGTCAAATCTCTTGGATCAGGGGACCCTGCCCCGCAACGCGCAGCCGCCTCTGAAGCTGAGGAAAACGCGAAAGTCTATACTCCCGCCGATGATTATCTTTACAGCCTTCCCACGGGGCGGCAGCTTGACCGGCACGGGTTTTACGTCAACTTTACGCATCGCTTCGTCTTTGACCCGGCGTTCAGCGGAAAGGCCCGTGGCGCTGTCTTGCTGGGTCTCGACGGATTTTCGGTTTCATCTTTTGGCCTACGGTATGGCATCACCGACAAATTGTCTGTCGGCGCTTATCGCTCCCCCAGCATCATCGGGCGGCCCGTCGAGTTGACGGCTTCCTACCATCTCCTGGACGAACACATTGACTATCCGTTGAATGCGACGTTTCGCGTCTCGGTGGACGGGCAGGACAATTTTTCCAGGAATTTCACCACTAGTTTCGAAGGCATCTTTTCGCGCAGCCTGTTTAAGGGCGCCCAGATGTACTTTGTCCCCACACTGTCATTGCAGAACCGCCGGCTGGTGGTCTCCCCCAACCTGGCGGTCGGTCCACCGGCCCTTCCAGGATTCAATACCTTTTCACTGGGCGTGGGCGGTGCTTTCGACATTCGCCCAACCGTAGCCGTGATCGCAGAGATTATACCTACGCTTGTAAACGGTCCGGAACTTGGGATTCACCGCCCGGCGTACGCCTTTGGTATTCAGAAGCGTTTGTGGCGTCACGCGTTTACCCTCGGTTTTTCGAATAGTCCCGGGACTGTCGTGTCACAGCGGGCCGGAACGCGCGCAACGTTCCTGGGCGATCCCTCGGCCGACACTCCGAGCGGACTCTTCATCGGGTTCGATCTGATGCGGCAGATGTATTGA
- a CDS encoding glycosyltransferase family 1 protein, protein MKKKILFLEQQSWLSGAQRVLESVLEATAEEYDPIVAFPDEGPFQRALADRKIQTLTYPLGSYQTGQKSRAEMLDFAGRSLLCSFKLATLIRREEVGLVYINGPRCMPAGVLAAQLTRRPALFHLHLTLVRKPEILLVAGLGRYVSTIVSCSRAAAAGIVSANRCLATKTHILYNPVAGRADATKVLATPQPPAGNSSVLTIGVVGRITKPKGQRILLNAVGRLSAKNKAMVRVIFVGAPSPGNGEDLAYDQRLKECAAQFCLETKTSWAGYQAVVGPFYRAMDVLVQPSLVDSGESMPLAVLEALQHGVPVIASWTGGIPEVIRHGSNGLLVPPGDEVALARTLERFIQDASLRARLCAGAQSGFDERFSLEAFKSRIRGLIWKLCTAQHMGNTKTIHEESVA, encoded by the coding sequence ATGAAAAAAAAGATACTCTTTCTCGAACAGCAGAGTTGGTTGAGCGGTGCGCAACGGGTGCTCGAGTCTGTATTGGAGGCCACCGCCGAAGAATATGATCCGATCGTGGCATTTCCGGACGAGGGTCCGTTCCAAAGGGCCCTTGCTGACCGCAAGATCCAGACCCTCACCTATCCGCTTGGCTCTTATCAAACGGGGCAGAAATCCCGTGCAGAAATGCTGGATTTTGCCGGACGAAGCCTGCTGTGTTCGTTCAAACTGGCCACGTTGATTCGGAGGGAGGAGGTAGGGCTTGTCTACATCAACGGACCCCGATGCATGCCTGCAGGGGTTCTGGCTGCGCAGCTTACGAGGCGGCCCGCACTGTTTCATTTGCATTTAACACTGGTGCGCAAGCCGGAGATTCTACTTGTTGCTGGTCTGGGGCGCTACGTTTCAACCATCGTGTCATGTTCGCGGGCAGCCGCAGCAGGTATTGTCAGCGCTAATCGCTGTTTGGCCACGAAGACCCATATCCTCTACAATCCTGTTGCCGGCCGTGCCGATGCTACGAAAGTACTGGCCACACCTCAACCACCAGCCGGCAACTCTTCAGTTCTGACCATTGGCGTGGTAGGGCGAATCACCAAACCCAAAGGGCAACGGATCCTGCTGAACGCAGTCGGGAGGCTGAGCGCGAAGAACAAAGCCATGGTTCGTGTAATTTTTGTCGGCGCACCTTCGCCGGGCAACGGAGAGGACCTGGCGTATGACCAACGCCTCAAAGAGTGCGCAGCTCAGTTCTGTCTAGAGACAAAAACCAGCTGGGCTGGTTACCAGGCAGTCGTTGGCCCGTTCTATCGTGCAATGGATGTGCTTGTTCAACCCTCGCTGGTAGATTCGGGTGAATCGATGCCGCTGGCTGTACTGGAAGCCTTGCAGCATGGAGTACCGGTGATTGCGTCCTGGACAGGAGGGATCCCAGAGGTCATTCGTCACGGATCGAACGGCCTGCTGGTTCCGCCAGGGGACGAAGTTGCGCTCGCCAGAACTTTGGAGCGCTTCATTCAGGATGCCTCGCTCCGCGCGCGCCTCTGCGCCGGGGCCCAATCAGGCTTTGATGAGCGATTTTCGCTTGAAGCCTTTAAGTCGAGAATTCGGGGTCTGATATGGAAGCTTTGCACCGCGCAACATATGGGGAATACCAAGACAATTCACGAGGAATCCGTCGCCTAG
- a CDS encoding HAMP domain-containing protein, translating to MVKIRLRTKFLVSLIFTTAALTFAALYIVRSYLRTHARQEIHEALSNSVITFQHFELQRQTTLAQSAGVIADLPSLRALMTTHHQPTIQDGSTGFWRLAGCDLLLLADRSGKVMALHTSTAGFDQKAAQDSLVRTLAGELGRDWWVGGGHLYEVFLQPIFFGSPQDNNLLGVLAMGFEVDTRLAEVVAQIASSQVAFRYGDDIVVSTLSADQKTELASHATRFTTPESLESEEIQLGSEHFLDTTLELAPKGRQPVSLTVLKSFDAATLFLQDLNRLLLAVGFVAVLAGTALIFLISHTFTKPLADLVAGVHALGKGDFNYPLSVHSNDELAEVTTAFDGMRKSLQKSQRDLLHAERLATIGRTASTISHDLRHPLTAVLAYAELLSDSKGDDRQRKSLYLEIRSAVTRMTELISSLLEFSRAQESLQLAYGDLFDSLKRTAETVHLRPEFSKIDIRLTHEGPTEGWFDFKKLDRAFHNLLLNACEAVPAATGKIDVRAVRVNDYVEIAVTDNGAGIPESVRDEVFQPFVTYGKDGGTGLGLAVAQKIASDHGGNVKIESTGPGGTTIKLSVPLTRPPKPFIA from the coding sequence ATGGTCAAGATTCGTTTGCGAACCAAGTTCCTGGTTTCTCTGATATTCACAACCGCTGCTCTTACTTTCGCCGCACTTTACATTGTACGGTCCTACCTGAGAACCCATGCGAGGCAGGAAATTCATGAAGCACTATCCAACTCAGTCATAACCTTCCAGCATTTCGAATTGCAGCGCCAGACCACCCTGGCTCAGTCAGCGGGAGTCATTGCCGATCTTCCCAGTCTGCGAGCTCTGATGACCACCCATCACCAGCCGACGATCCAGGATGGCTCGACCGGTTTCTGGAGACTCGCCGGGTGTGACCTCCTTCTGCTCGCCGATCGATCGGGAAAAGTAATGGCGCTTCACACATCTACAGCTGGATTCGATCAAAAGGCCGCACAGGATTCTCTCGTCCGTACTTTGGCCGGCGAACTGGGCCGTGACTGGTGGGTCGGGGGCGGGCATCTCTACGAGGTTTTCCTGCAGCCCATCTTCTTTGGCTCGCCGCAGGACAACAATCTCCTTGGCGTTCTGGCAATGGGCTTTGAGGTGGATACACGTCTTGCGGAGGTCGTGGCCCAAATCGCTTCCAGCCAGGTGGCTTTTCGTTATGGGGACGATATTGTGGTCAGCACGCTTTCTGCCGACCAGAAGACGGAACTTGCTTCACATGCGACACGATTCACCACGCCGGAATCTCTTGAGTCTGAGGAAATACAACTGGGCAGCGAGCACTTTCTCGATACCACCCTGGAGCTTGCCCCGAAGGGAAGGCAGCCGGTCAGCTTGACTGTGCTGAAATCATTCGACGCGGCAACCCTCTTCCTGCAGGACCTGAACCGGCTGCTGCTTGCCGTCGGATTCGTGGCGGTGCTAGCCGGGACAGCTCTGATCTTCCTGATCTCCCACACCTTTACAAAGCCTCTTGCAGACCTTGTCGCGGGTGTGCATGCACTCGGGAAGGGCGACTTCAACTATCCTCTGAGCGTTCACAGCAACGACGAACTGGCGGAAGTAACGACTGCCTTCGACGGGATGAGGAAATCCTTGCAGAAAAGCCAGAGGGACCTGCTCCACGCAGAACGTCTGGCCACTATCGGCCGGACGGCGAGCACAATCTCACACGACCTCCGCCATCCCTTGACAGCGGTCCTTGCATACGCCGAACTCCTTTCGGACAGCAAGGGGGATGACCGGCAACGGAAGAGCCTTTACCTGGAGATCCGTTCGGCTGTTACAAGAATGACGGAATTGATCTCCTCTTTACTGGAATTCTCAAGAGCCCAGGAGTCACTCCAGCTTGCTTACGGCGATCTGTTTGATTCGCTGAAGCGGACCGCCGAGACCGTGCACCTTCGACCGGAATTCAGCAAAATCGATATCCGGCTTACCCACGAGGGACCGACTGAAGGGTGGTTTGATTTCAAGAAACTCGATCGAGCCTTTCACAACCTGTTGCTGAATGCCTGCGAAGCAGTTCCTGCCGCCACAGGGAAGATCGACGTGCGGGCGGTGCGAGTGAATGATTATGTGGAGATTGCCGTGACGGATAATGGCGCGGGCATCCCCGAGTCCGTTCGCGACGAAGTCTTTCAGCCTTTTGTGACTTACGGAAAGGATGGCGGGACGGGTCTTGGACTTGCTGTTGCACAAAAGATTGCAAGCGACCACGGCGGGAACGTGAAGATTGAATCGACCGGTCCGGGTGGGACCACGATCAAACTCTCAGTTCCACTAACTCGTCCCCCAAAGCCATTTATTGCCTGA
- a CDS encoding undecaprenyl-phosphate glucose phosphotransferase has translation MFPFRAYLIQAYLVCFDLAVIGACCVVAWLEFASTETGILPGPLVNGSHVEALVPILVLWLAFSFYFGMYHSRRLDQPFADLVIIAKVSIASLIVLESVGHLAPASELPHTFLAWFMAISFFSLAVARVILRLTTRSLRRRGHNVKTLVLITSPPIGSRLAAKIDRHAHYGYRVLCHFLYFASGRDEEDSLIDSVRRYLHEHSVDDVILALPSKANDLATQLILHCENQGINVRIVPDLFPLIQTDTEVHDLDGIPLINVRHYPAENFRYAVLKRLFDVALSLAALVLFSPLFLLIAIFIKLTSTGPVFFTQERVGLNGKPFRMLKFRTMRQDPALNSGNHWTARDDPYVTPIGWWLRRSNLDELPQFLNVLKGDMSVVGPRPERRFFLERFRQEVPDYMSRHYVKCGITGWAQVNGWRGDTSIAQRVAHDLYYIRNWAMGLDIKILLLTLTRTFFHRNAY, from the coding sequence ATGTTCCCTTTTCGAGCATATCTGATACAGGCATATCTCGTTTGTTTCGATTTAGCAGTGATCGGCGCCTGTTGTGTCGTAGCCTGGCTGGAATTTGCGAGTACTGAAACGGGCATCCTTCCAGGCCCTCTGGTGAACGGCAGCCACGTCGAAGCTCTTGTACCCATCCTTGTCCTTTGGCTTGCCTTCTCATTCTACTTCGGTATGTACCATTCCCGGCGTCTCGACCAGCCCTTCGCAGACCTCGTCATCATTGCCAAGGTCTCGATTGCCAGCCTGATTGTCCTTGAATCCGTCGGCCATTTGGCGCCAGCGTCTGAGTTGCCTCACACGTTCCTGGCCTGGTTTATGGCAATCAGCTTCTTCTCTCTGGCCGTGGCCAGGGTGATATTGCGACTAACCACTCGCTCCCTGCGGCGGCGGGGCCATAACGTGAAAACTCTGGTTCTTATCACCTCTCCCCCGATAGGGAGTAGGTTAGCGGCGAAAATCGACCGGCATGCCCATTATGGATACCGTGTCTTATGCCATTTTCTGTACTTTGCGTCTGGCCGGGACGAGGAGGATTCCCTTATTGATTCTGTCCGCCGCTACCTTCATGAACATTCCGTCGATGACGTAATTCTTGCCCTGCCGTCGAAAGCCAACGATCTTGCAACACAGTTGATTTTGCACTGTGAAAACCAGGGAATCAACGTCAGGATCGTCCCCGATCTTTTCCCACTGATACAAACTGATACCGAGGTCCACGACCTTGACGGAATTCCACTGATAAATGTCCGCCATTACCCGGCGGAAAATTTCAGATATGCCGTATTGAAACGATTATTTGATGTTGCGCTGTCGCTCGCGGCCTTGGTACTTTTCTCGCCGTTGTTCCTACTGATAGCTATTTTTATCAAACTCACATCTACAGGCCCCGTATTTTTCACTCAAGAGCGCGTTGGCTTGAATGGCAAGCCCTTCAGGATGCTGAAGTTCCGTACCATGCGGCAAGACCCCGCACTCAATTCCGGCAATCACTGGACAGCTCGTGATGACCCCTACGTGACCCCAATTGGCTGGTGGCTTCGCCGCAGCAACCTGGACGAGCTCCCTCAATTTCTGAACGTGCTCAAAGGTGATATGAGCGTTGTCGGACCGCGGCCTGAACGCCGGTTTTTCCTGGAACGGTTCCGGCAGGAAGTTCCCGATTACATGTCGCGCCACTATGTCAAATGTGGGATTACCGGCTGGGCGCAGGTGAATGGATGGCGGGGCGACACCTCCATTGCCCAGCGCGTTGCGCACGATCTTTACTACATCAGAAACTGGGCCATGGGACTTGATATCAAGATTCTTCTCCTGACCCTGACCCGGACGTTTTTCCACCGGAACGCTTATTGA